The following are encoded together in the Cyanobacteriota bacterium genome:
- a CDS encoding PPC domain-containing protein, whose protein sequence is MINSISLKPRSILLSLVASLAAIVYAGTISKPSFAQSKIYNPILLQAGTQISDRLTSQDIPTGEGGFARDYIVSLAAGDQVVIDVISEEFDTIVILMDTNGTTVAENDDGPDGSTNSLLFTRITKAGNYIVRVRAFGETTGGAFKLKVTRLKPV, encoded by the coding sequence ATGATTAACTCTATCTCTCTCAAGCCTCGTTCCATCTTACTGTCTCTAGTCGCTTCACTTGCTGCCATTGTTTATGCAGGCACTATCTCCAAGCCAAGCTTTGCCCAAAGCAAGATTTACAATCCGATTCTTCTACAAGCAGGTACCCAAATTAGCGATCGCCTTACGTCTCAGGACATTCCTACAGGCGAAGGTGGTTTTGCCCGTGATTACATTGTGTCGTTAGCTGCTGGCGACCAAGTTGTTATTGATGTAATTTCCGAAGAGTTTGACACGATCGTGATCTTAATGGACACCAACGGTACAACTGTCGCAGAAAATGATGACGGCCCTGACGGTAGCACCAACTCACTATTATTTACCCGAATCACCAAAGCCGGTAACTACATTGTGCGCGTGAGAGCCTTTGGAGAAACTACAGGTGGTGCCTTCAAGCTAAAGGTAACTC